The genomic window cgGCATGAAGGCGTCGTAGTACTCCTCCGCGGGCTCGATGGGGTCGAGGTCGGGCCGCGACGCCATGACGCCGGCGTCCCGCACGCTTTTGGGCAGCGCGCCGTGGTAACCCACGCCGACCTCGAGGAAGATGTCGGTCCAGGCTCTGCCCGGCAGCAGGGCGACCTCGCGCATCAGGGCGTGCGACGGCTCGTCGTAGTTGTCGGGCATCTGGAAGGCAAAGACGCCGCCGGGCTTTTGCGAGCGGAACAGCTTGACCACGGCGGGGATGCGCTCCGTGCTGCGCAGCCAGTGGAACGCGGCGTTGGAGAAGTAGAGGTCGACGGCGCTTGCCTCGCCGTCGCCTGGCATCCACGTGGCGAGATCCCCTTGCTCGAACTGGATCCTGCGCGAGGCTGTGCTCTCGGCCTGGGCGacgtcggcgcgggcgcgctcGAGCATGGGCTCCGAGGAGTCGACGCCGGTGACGTCGGCGCCGGGCCAGGTCAGCGAGATGGCCTGCGTCGAGTTTCCTGGCCCGCAGCCCATGTCGACGATGCGCTTGCCGTTCATGTCGTACTTGGACaggttgtggaggaggtcCAGGACTGGCTTCATGCGCTCGTTGTTGAAGGCGAGGTACTTGGTTGGCGACCATGCCTCTGGGGATTTTGGTTGTGACGTCATGTTGGCGTTTGAGTATGTGTTGCTGCGTGACTGGGATGAGCAGTGGAAAAGCCGTTGGGTTGGTGGTTGTGGTGCTTTTCTGTGCAAGACGTTTGACTTTTGGTTGATGATAGATCTTCGGCAGCGGCCGAGAGACGCCATTGGGGAGCGGTTGATGTTGGAATGTAACGCGATACAAAAACCTAAAACTATTGGAAATCGTGTTTCTTCTTGTAATTTTGGTTCTGGCTCTTCAGCAGGCCTGAGAAATGGTCAATTATGGAATATTAACTCGATTTATATTCCAAGTGTCGTCGAACGCTGACTCTGTCGTCTCGGCGATCGCTGGTTAAGTCCTCGGGCGTTGCTGATGTAGAGCAGGACTGTCACGTGATGGGACATCGGCTCCGAGGCGCGAGCCGGAGCCGACGAGGTCAAAGCCGAGTCTCAGCAACAGGCATTTCCTCAATGGGCAGTCCTTATACCAAAGGCGCAAGTATAGCATTGCTTCATATGAGCCCTGCAAACTCCCTCAGGACCGTTGGCGCCTACAAAGACTTGCTTGGCGGTATAGTTTTTGGCGGTATAGTTTGAAGGCAAGGGTCAGCCGGATCAAGACTGAGAATGCAGGCAAACAAACTCGTCTTCAAGTCGTAGTAATAAGTATTTAATATCATTGATGCTGGCCCAGGTCGTTTAATCGACATCCATCTATAGGGTGTTTCACGCTGCGTACATCTCCACGGCATCTTCGCATTAACTCCTTTGTCTCTGTCCCCAACACCTTTCGATCACATCCTCCCAACTTCAATCACCTCGCACCACCAGTGAGCCAATTCCACCATGAAACTTTCCCGCCTTCGTTTAGTCTGGGGATCTGACGCGACTGGTGCTCCCGGAGCTCCTTGTTGATCTTGTCGGCCATGGCCTGGCCTTCACTCCTCGAGATTTGCGCTCCTCCGCTGACGGCGCCCAGCACCTTGAGGTGCTCCTTCTTGAGCTCCTCGAAGCTGGCGTCGAGCTCCTTGTGCCACGGGTACAGGACGAAGACCTGGAAGCCGAGGGCTGAGCTGGCCACGGCGAAGTTGGTCATGGATATCAGGCGCGTTATAAAGACCATGTTGGGCGAGTGTGGTGGGATTCGTGGGTAGTTGTGCAAGTTGAAGAGGGCCTGACTGGGCTCGGAAGCAGCTGTCGGGTCTGGATGTCAGACGGGCTGTGAAACGCTCAAGTAACTATTGCTGGTGGCGGCTGTTTTGAAAAGCCTCTGTGGTGAAAACTATGTTGGGTTGTGTGATGTCTTGTTCTCCCGAAGCAGCGTCCTCAGTGATAGAACTCCAAAGAACCAAAGGAAAAAGCACAGGTGTTTCCCCCGAGTCTCGAGTGAAAAAGCGGTACAAGATGACTGAGAACAGAGCTGTGTTGCTGACGGCAGAGACGGAAGTATGACTTGTAGCAGCCGCACGAGTGGGAGTAGGACTAACGGGAAAAATCCAACAACAGGACGCCGAGAAAGAAATTACAAAGAATAAAGTAATGACCCGAAGGAGCCCTCGGGGATAGAAAAAAGGCGGAATGTCATCCCTATTTATTACGAGCCTGATGGCAAGGAAAATAAACATTAAAAGTGATTAAAGCAAACCCACCCCCTTCCACCGACAACTGCCCGTCCCATCCATCGGGCACACGACAGGGGGGGATGATTAGCCCGACCATTCCCGGCAGACGTCACGGTCCTCGAAACGGGCGGCTCTATTGCCTGACGAAAGAAGGGTTTATCTCTTTTGTCAAGATATTTGCATGTGAGAAAAGGGTGTTGTAGTGCTTTGGTAGAAAAGTCAGGGGGCCTTGGGTGTCATGGGCCGGCAGCTAGGCCCACTGAGAATAGTCCAAACCAGAAGAAATCACGCCACAATTTAGACAAGTTCCGGGGGTTTCTCGACAGGGGACACCCCCCGTGACTAACCACCCCTCTTCCCACTTAAAAATCGGGATAAAGCCAGCATCCCCGACCTCGGCGGACGGGAACAAACGGGCACGAACGGTTCGGGGTGCTTTAACCCACgagggggtttgttttggggcTGGCTGCTGGGCTGTTTGGGATGAgatggaaaaaggaagaggGGGATGGCGGCTGTTCTTTCTTTATCGTGACCAGAAACCGTAGTGCCCTGGCCTGTTTGTTCAATTACAGCATGTAcagaaagagaagaaaaaaagaccaagacAATTGAAAACACAGACCTTGTCGCCAAGGTTTGATCGGTAGGAGATTTTAAAGAGACCACGACAACGAACAAAACCGAAGAGGAGCCACGACATTGATTCTACAGCAACAACATATTCCGTACAATACAACCACATACACCACATAATTACATTCCACACCAAATAACAAAGATCGTCTAAACCACCGACCGAGCCGGACCTCGAACCCGCCGATAACCCACCCGAAAACAACAACCCAACCAAACCCAACCAAACCAACCAACCCTCGTCACCACCGCCACACCTGCAACCATGGGCATGAGCGACGTCTCCCCGCGGCCGGGCTACAAGGTGACGCCGTGCCCGGCGAACCTGATCCCGCGCTACGAGACGGGCAAGCAGGAGGTGCTGTGGATCGGGTGCTCGGACAGCGGCTTCGAGGAGACGACGGTGCTCGACATGCCGCTCGAGCAGACGCTCGTGGTGCGCGACATTGCCAACATGGCCCTGCCCGAGGACACGGCCGCCGCCAGCGGCGTGCAGTACGCCGTCGACGTCCTCAAGGTCCGCCACGTCGTCGTCTGCGGCCACTACGAGTGCGACGTCGTCAAGGCCGTCGACCAGCGGAGGGGTCTGCACGGGCCGTGGTTTAGGTGAGGGCCGCAGGGTGGATCTTGGCTTTTGCCAGAGGGGAGATTCCGGGGGGAAAACAATACTaacattaaaaaaaaaaaaatagcaaaATCCAAGAACTCAGAGCCGTCAGCACACCCGCCCTCCAAGCCGTCGACCAGGAGCACCGCGACGGCCGCTTCGTCGAGCTCAACGTCGTCGAGCAGATGAAGCAGATTCAAAAGTTCCCCGAGATCAAGCGCGCCATGGAGGAGAGGGGCCTGAGGATCCACGGTCTGGTCTACAGCAGGACTTGGAACAAGGCCGTCAAGATCGAGCTGCCCGGCGAGGAGAGGGACTGGCTGAACGGCTAGAGCAAGCTTTAAACCTTTTGTTTTATaaaacagcaaaaaaaaaaaaaaaaaaaaaaaaagagcggaAATTCATCTTGTATGAGATCCCATAGCGTTTGTATGAGAAACCTCGAAATAGCGCAATTCATAAGCGTCCAACACCAGCTCAACAAAGCCCCCCGTagccaagccaagccaagccaagGAAGTTAGACTaacaagaaagaagaaaaaaacaaagccaACGTCGCCCGACCTCTCACCCTACACTTCTCTACCCCAGACTTTTGCCCAGAACCaagacacacacacacacacacgcacCACCTTGGCTCTCACAAGGCAGGCCAACTACGGTCTATC from Pyricularia oryzae 70-15 chromosome 4, whole genome shotgun sequence includes these protein-coding regions:
- a CDS encoding trans-aconitate 2-methyltransferase; translated protein: MASLGRCRRSIINQKSNVLHRKAPQPPTQRLFHCSSQSRSNTYSNANMTSQPKSPEAWSPTKYLAFNNERMKPVLDLLHNLSKYDMNGKRIVDMGCGPGNSTQAISLTWPGADVTGVDSSEPMLERARADVAQAESTASRRIQFEQGDLATWMPGDGEASAVDLYFSNAAFHWLRSTERIPAVVKLFRSQKPGGVFAFQMPDNYDEPSHALMREVALLPGRAWTDIFLEVGVGYHGALPKSVRDAGVMASRPDLDPIEPAEEYYDAFMPHAAAVEIWKTTYSHVLPSARHIVAWVESSGLMPYLSMLPTDAMKDEFKAEYLDRVARAYRTTYDGKVILRYPRRFLVAQRK
- a CDS encoding carbonate dehydratase, with amino-acid sequence MGMSDVSPRPGYKVTPCPANLIPRYETGKQEVLWIGCSDSGFEETTVLDMPLEQTLVVRDIANMALPEDTAAASGVQYAVDVLKVRHVVVCGHYECDVVKAVDQRRGLHGPWFSKIQELRAVSTPALQAVDQEHRDGRFVELNVVEQMKQIQKFPEIKRAMEERGLRIHGLVYSRTWNKAVKIELPGEERDWLNG